Proteins found in one Serinicoccus marinus DSM 15273 genomic segment:
- a CDS encoding ribbon-helix-helix protein, CopG family yields MQRTQISLTAEDRRLLDAAAARTGLSLSRLIRDAVNQTYGAGRDADDDIAAIASASGAWVGRDVDGAGYVETLRSGSRLREQA; encoded by the coding sequence ATGCAACGGACGCAGATCTCCCTCACGGCAGAGGATCGGCGCCTGCTCGACGCCGCAGCCGCCCGCACCGGGCTGTCGCTGTCCCGCCTGATCCGCGATGCGGTGAACCAGACCTACGGCGCGGGCCGCGACGCCGACGACGACATCGCGGCCATCGCCTCGGCCAGCGGTGCATGGGTCGGCCGCGACGTCGACGGCGCCGGCTACGTCGAGACGCTGCGCTCCGGGTCTCGGCTGCGCGAGCAGGCATGA
- a CDS encoding type II toxin-antitoxin system VapC family toxin, whose translation MTALVDTSVLIDTLRGDAAATSLLLSCRRAGPVHASEITRAEVLCGMRSRERRATESLLSTLTWHPLDAGLAELAGDLGRRWLPSHRGIDTADLVIAATAVHLEVPLLTRNVKHFPMFPDLAAPY comes from the coding sequence ATGACCGCGCTCGTCGACACCTCCGTGCTCATCGACACGCTGCGCGGTGACGCTGCCGCCACCTCGCTGCTGCTGTCCTGCCGCCGGGCCGGACCGGTTCATGCCAGCGAGATCACGCGAGCCGAGGTGCTCTGCGGGATGCGCTCTCGCGAGCGGCGGGCCACCGAGAGCCTTCTCTCCACCCTCACCTGGCACCCCCTCGACGCCGGCCTCGCAGAGCTGGCTGGGGATCTCGGGCGTCGCTGGCTGCCCAGCCACCGCGGCATCGACACCGCCGATCTCGTCATCGCCGCCACAGCGGTGCACCTCGAGGTCCCGCTGCTGACGCGCAACGTCAAGCACTTCCCCATGTTCCCCGACCTCGCGGCGCCCTACTGA
- a CDS encoding SixA phosphatase family protein codes for MRTLVLVRHAKAEATPSGPGGDHARTLVARGRRDAAALGEVLRDSGLLPDLAVVSTGARARQTLESMLGDDGVETWPTRRVYDGGLDGVMEAVREVPDHVEVLWVVGHEPVMSTTAWELADPERTGPALREAMSSGMPTATAAVLELEVPWSEVDLGCARLVGRHTGRGEESDG; via the coding sequence ATGCGCACGCTGGTGCTGGTCCGACACGCCAAGGCGGAGGCCACCCCGTCCGGCCCAGGAGGCGACCACGCCCGGACGCTGGTGGCCCGCGGCCGCCGGGACGCGGCGGCGCTGGGGGAGGTGCTGCGCGACTCGGGTCTCCTCCCGGACCTCGCGGTCGTGTCCACCGGGGCGCGGGCACGACAGACGCTGGAGTCGATGCTCGGCGACGACGGCGTGGAGACCTGGCCGACGCGGCGGGTCTACGACGGCGGCCTCGACGGGGTGATGGAGGCGGTGCGGGAGGTGCCCGACCACGTCGAGGTGCTGTGGGTCGTCGGCCACGAGCCGGTCATGTCGACGACGGCGTGGGAGCTCGCCGACCCGGAGCGGACCGGGCCGGCGCTGCGCGAGGCGATGTCGAGCGGTATGCCGACCGCCACCGCCGCGGTGCTCGAGCTGGAGGTCCCGTGGTCCGAGGTGGACCTCGGCTGCGCGCGCCTGGTGGGCAGGCATACCGGACGGGGTGAGGAGTCGGACGGGTGA
- a CDS encoding DMT family transporter, with protein MVAISWIVLILSGVLESVWAAALTASDGFTKLWPSVLFGVALAVSMIGLGWSLRTIPLGTGYAVWVGIGVVGTALWGILALGEPVSVARVICLVAIVGGIVGLQLTGSGHH; from the coding sequence ATGGTGGCCATCTCCTGGATCGTCCTCATCCTGTCCGGTGTCCTCGAGAGCGTCTGGGCCGCGGCCCTCACCGCCTCGGACGGCTTCACCAAGCTGTGGCCCAGCGTGCTCTTCGGCGTCGCGCTCGCCGTGAGCATGATCGGGCTCGGCTGGTCGCTGCGGACCATCCCGCTCGGCACGGGGTATGCCGTCTGGGTGGGGATCGGTGTCGTCGGCACCGCGCTCTGGGGGATCCTCGCCCTCGGCGAGCCGGTCTCGGTGGCCCGGGTGATCTGTCTGGTCGCCATCGTCGGCGGCATCGTCGGGCTGCAGCTCACCGGCTCGGGCCACCACTGA
- a CDS encoding ABC transporter permease has protein sequence MSEVDNALVTTGVGGAPAHTEMAARARRCGIWFYAETVLRGMRAFALPIALYAVAQPLLYMIALGVGLGALVDRGVGSMAGVDYLVFVAPALLVSTVVMSVSAEMTFPVMSGFTWNRLYYGPVASPLEPSQVALGHFTAVMLRFLAQGLIFWLVMLAFGAAPAGWVQSVLVVPVGMLAAAAFGAPLQAYAATLDDGFQFSLIQRFVVMPMFLFSGTFFPLSAMPGYLHWIGWISPVWHGTELARWASYGVDLPPLQAAVHLLFLLTCSALGLWWGVRTYTRRLRS, from the coding sequence TTGAGTGAGGTCGACAACGCCCTGGTCACGACCGGCGTCGGGGGTGCCCCCGCCCACACCGAGATGGCGGCGCGGGCGCGACGCTGCGGCATCTGGTTCTACGCCGAGACCGTGCTGCGGGGCATGCGCGCCTTCGCGCTGCCCATCGCCCTGTATGCCGTGGCCCAGCCGCTGCTCTACATGATCGCCCTCGGGGTGGGCCTGGGGGCGCTCGTCGACCGCGGCGTCGGGTCGATGGCGGGCGTGGACTACCTCGTCTTCGTCGCCCCCGCGCTGCTGGTCTCGACCGTCGTCATGTCGGTCTCGGCGGAGATGACGTTTCCCGTCATGAGCGGCTTCACGTGGAACCGGCTCTACTACGGCCCCGTCGCCTCGCCGCTGGAGCCGAGCCAGGTGGCGCTGGGCCACTTCACCGCGGTGATGCTGCGCTTCCTGGCGCAGGGCCTCATCTTCTGGCTGGTGATGCTCGCCTTCGGCGCCGCGCCGGCGGGGTGGGTGCAGTCGGTCCTGGTGGTGCCGGTCGGCATGCTCGCGGCGGCGGCCTTCGGCGCGCCGCTCCAGGCGTATGCCGCGACCCTGGACGACGGCTTCCAGTTCTCGCTGATCCAGCGTTTCGTCGTCATGCCGATGTTCCTCTTCTCCGGCACCTTCTTCCCGCTCTCGGCGATGCCGGGCTACCTGCACTGGATCGGCTGGATCTCCCCCGTGTGGCACGGCACCGAGCTGGCCCGCTGGGCGTCCTACGGTGTCGACCTGCCGCCGCTGCAGGCCGCGGTCCACCTGCTGTTCCTGCTCACCTGCTCCGCGCTCGGCCTGTGGTGGGGCGTGCGGACCTACACCCGCAGGTTGCGCTCGTGA
- a CDS encoding branched-chain amino acid aminotransferase, translated as MTQTASSPSFAVTEVSDRRSPQEIAELLRNPGFGSLFSEHMVMVEWDREQGWHDARVVPYGPIPLDPSAAVFHYAQEIFEGMKAYRHEDGTVWTFRPERNAERFNNSARRLAMPELPPTLFLDAIKELVSLDEAWVPGADAGEMSLYLRPFMIATEEALGVRPSNRYLFSVIASPAGAYFSGGLKPVSLWVSDQYVRAAAGGTGAAKCGGNYAASLASQAEGIEHGCDQVVFLDAVEHRYVEELGGMNLFFLYADGRVVTPELTGTILPGVTRSSLLDLLRERGHQVEERRFTLDEWRDGVASGEITEVFACGTAAVITPVGRLAWSGGELDMPEEHKLTEDLRAELLDIQYGRAEDRHGWLYQLV; from the coding sequence ATGACCCAGACAGCGTCGTCCCCGTCCTTCGCGGTCACCGAGGTGAGCGACCGTCGCTCGCCCCAGGAGATCGCCGAGCTGCTGCGCAACCCCGGCTTCGGCAGCCTGTTCTCCGAGCACATGGTGATGGTCGAGTGGGACCGGGAGCAGGGCTGGCACGACGCCCGGGTGGTGCCCTACGGGCCGATCCCGCTGGACCCCTCGGCCGCGGTCTTCCACTACGCGCAGGAGATCTTCGAGGGGATGAAGGCCTACCGGCACGAGGACGGCACGGTCTGGACCTTCCGGCCCGAGCGCAACGCCGAGCGCTTCAACAACTCGGCACGGCGCCTGGCCATGCCCGAGCTGCCGCCGACGCTCTTCCTCGACGCGATCAAGGAGCTGGTCAGCCTCGACGAGGCCTGGGTCCCGGGCGCCGACGCGGGTGAGATGTCGCTCTACCTGCGGCCCTTCATGATCGCCACCGAGGAGGCGCTGGGGGTGCGACCCAGCAACCGCTACCTCTTCAGCGTCATCGCCTCCCCGGCCGGCGCCTACTTCTCCGGCGGGCTCAAGCCGGTCAGCCTGTGGGTCAGCGACCAGTACGTCCGCGCCGCGGCGGGGGGCACCGGCGCGGCCAAGTGCGGCGGCAACTACGCCGCGTCCCTCGCGAGCCAGGCCGAGGGCATCGAGCACGGCTGCGACCAAGTAGTCTTCCTCGACGCGGTCGAGCACCGCTACGTCGAGGAGCTCGGTGGGATGAACCTCTTCTTCCTGTATGCCGACGGCCGGGTCGTCACCCCCGAGCTCACCGGCACGATCCTCCCGGGGGTGACCCGCTCCTCGCTGCTCGACCTGCTCCGCGAGCGCGGCCATCAGGTGGAGGAGCGCCGCTTCACCCTCGACGAGTGGCGCGACGGGGTCGCCTCGGGGGAGATCACCGAGGTCTTCGCCTGCGGCACGGCGGCCGTCATCACGCCGGTCGGGCGGCTCGCGTGGAGCGGCGGCGAGCTCGACATGCCGGAGGAGCACAAGCTCACCGAGGACCTGCGCGCCGAGCTGCTCGACATCCAGTACGGCCGCGCCGAGGACCGGCACGGCTGGCTCTACCAGCTCGTCTGA
- a CDS encoding antitoxin, with amino-acid sequence MRTTLTLDADVVRLLEQAVHDRRTSMKSVVNDALRQALRPAQAPRPYRVDVHHSELVVGVDPARLNQLADELEDETIVDKRHR; translated from the coding sequence ATGAGGACCACGCTGACCCTGGACGCGGACGTGGTCCGGCTGCTCGAGCAGGCCGTCCATGACCGGCGGACCTCCATGAAGAGCGTCGTCAACGACGCCCTGCGGCAGGCCCTTCGACCAGCGCAGGCTCCCCGCCCCTACCGCGTCGACGTGCACCACAGCGAGCTGGTGGTCGGCGTCGACCCAGCACGACTCAACCAGCTCGCCGACGAGCTGGAGGACGAGACGATCGTGGACAAGCGCCACCGATGA
- a CDS encoding fumarylacetoacetate hydrolase family protein, with protein MRICRFTDGDDPRFGLVDGAGERIAEISGDPLYTRIELTGETAEVADVRLLAPVIPRSKVVAVGRNYADHAREMGNELPAEPMMFFIPNTSVCGPGDPVVIPPFATEISYEAELAVVIGRMCKDVTAEDAKSVVFGYTCANDVTARDLQRGDGQWARAKGMDTFTPLGPWLETDLDTSDLRISCTVDEEVRQDGTTADMHFGIGEVIAHASAAFTLLPGDVILTGTPAGVGPITAGQRCEVEIEGIGTLANPFVAGDAS; from the coding sequence ATGCGTATCTGCCGCTTCACCGACGGTGACGACCCCCGCTTCGGCCTCGTCGACGGGGCCGGGGAGCGGATCGCCGAGATCTCCGGCGACCCGCTCTACACCAGGATCGAGCTGACCGGCGAGACCGCCGAGGTCGCCGACGTGCGGCTGCTCGCGCCGGTCATCCCGCGCAGCAAGGTGGTCGCCGTGGGCCGCAACTACGCCGACCACGCGCGCGAGATGGGCAACGAGCTGCCCGCCGAGCCGATGATGTTCTTCATCCCCAACACCTCGGTGTGCGGCCCCGGCGACCCGGTCGTCATCCCCCCTTTCGCGACCGAGATCTCCTACGAGGCCGAGCTCGCCGTCGTCATCGGGCGGATGTGCAAGGACGTCACCGCCGAGGACGCCAAGTCGGTGGTCTTCGGCTACACCTGCGCCAACGATGTCACCGCGCGCGACCTGCAGCGCGGCGACGGGCAGTGGGCCCGCGCCAAGGGGATGGACACCTTCACCCCGCTCGGGCCGTGGCTCGAGACCGACCTCGACACCTCCGACCTGCGGATCTCCTGCACGGTCGACGAGGAGGTGCGCCAGGACGGCACGACCGCCGACATGCACTTCGGCATCGGCGAGGTCATCGCGCACGCCTCGGCCGCCTTCACGCTGCTGCCGGGCGACGTCATCCTCACCGGCACGCCCGCGGGGGTCGGTCCGATCACCGCCGGGCAGCGGTGCGAGGTGGAGATCGAGGGCATCGGGACGCTCGCCAACCCCTTCGTGGCTGGCGACGCATCTTGA
- a CDS encoding TA system VapC family ribonuclease toxin: MIVPDVNVLLYAHVDAFPEHDRARTWWEETLSAGRPVGLAPVVVFGFIRIATSRRVLTRPFSVQQAQAVVESWLAQPGVQMLDSGREHLGRTLEVLTGVGTAAALTMDAQIAAHAFIEGAAVATHDTDFGRFADLDVVDPVR; the protein is encoded by the coding sequence ATGATCGTCCCCGATGTCAATGTCCTCCTCTATGCGCACGTCGATGCCTTCCCGGAGCACGACCGAGCCCGTACGTGGTGGGAGGAGACCTTGTCGGCGGGCCGGCCAGTGGGCCTGGCGCCCGTCGTGGTGTTCGGCTTCATCCGCATCGCGACCAGCCGTCGAGTGCTCACCCGACCGTTCAGCGTCCAGCAGGCGCAGGCCGTCGTCGAGTCGTGGCTCGCTCAGCCAGGCGTCCAGATGCTGGACAGCGGGAGAGAACACCTCGGCCGCACGCTCGAGGTCCTGACGGGTGTCGGCACGGCCGCGGCGCTGACCATGGACGCCCAGATCGCCGCCCACGCCTTCATCGAGGGTGCTGCGGTCGCGACGCACGACACCGATTTCGGCCGCTTCGCCGACCTGGACGTCGTGGACCCGGTCCGATGA
- the murI gene encoding glutamate racemase, translated as MTEAPIGVFDSGFGGLTVAREVLDQLPHESVLYLGDTARTPYGPRPIAQVREFSLECLDRLVEHGVKALVIACNSASAAVLADARERYAVPVVEVIRPAVRRAMAVTRNGQIGVISTAATHQSRAYLDSFVAAPPSVHVASQACPRFVELVEAGVTSGPEVIEVARDYLAPLQERDVDTLILGCTHYPLLTQALQYVLGEQVQLVSSAAATAADLFRVLTDSGLLAAQDNEPVHQWLTTGDPDGFHYLARRFLGPEVEQVHRAFVGRADERLAAQ; from the coding sequence GTGACCGAGGCGCCCATCGGGGTCTTCGACTCCGGCTTCGGCGGGCTCACGGTCGCCCGCGAGGTGCTGGACCAGCTGCCGCACGAGTCGGTGCTCTACCTCGGCGACACCGCGCGCACCCCCTACGGGCCGCGCCCCATCGCGCAGGTCCGCGAGTTCTCCCTCGAGTGCCTGGACCGGCTGGTCGAGCACGGGGTGAAGGCGCTGGTCATCGCGTGCAACAGCGCGTCCGCCGCGGTGCTCGCCGACGCCCGGGAGCGGTATGCCGTCCCCGTCGTCGAGGTGATCCGCCCCGCCGTGCGCCGGGCGATGGCGGTGACCCGCAACGGGCAGATCGGGGTGATCTCGACGGCTGCGACGCACCAGTCACGGGCCTACCTCGACTCCTTCGTCGCGGCCCCGCCCTCGGTGCACGTCGCGAGCCAGGCCTGCCCGCGCTTCGTCGAGCTGGTCGAGGCGGGGGTGACGAGCGGTCCGGAGGTGATCGAGGTGGCGCGCGACTACCTCGCGCCGCTGCAGGAGCGCGACGTCGACACCCTCATCCTGGGGTGCACGCACTACCCGTTGCTCACGCAGGCGCTGCAGTACGTCCTCGGCGAGCAGGTCCAGCTCGTCTCGTCCGCGGCGGCGACCGCGGCCGACCTCTTCCGGGTGCTCACCGACTCCGGGCTGCTCGCCGCGCAGGACAACGAGCCGGTGCACCAGTGGCTCACGACCGGCGACCCGGACGGCTTCCACTACCTCGCGCGCCGGTTCCTCGGGCCGGAGGTGGAGCAGGTGCACCGCGCCTTCGTGGGACGGGCCGACGAGCGGCTCGCCGCTCAGTAG
- a CDS encoding cell wall-binding repeat-containing protein produces MAHLGPWQTTVGASTHRAEDGPVPSIGSFSGRGPVDVAPDEQTILKPDIGAPGINVLAAAASDGGPNWGYLTGTSMSSPHIAGLAALIHGEYPEWSPMAIKSAMQTSTIDYANAESNQAIVGGTGFVEPRSFLAPGLVFDSTEADWDAFLADPTMGYELNAAYVSVPALGTEPTTLTRTVTNPGGADATFEASFAGPDTLSVTVEPASVTVPAGGSAELTITVANTGADTDVWQEGDLSWTSGETVVEIPVLARGEVADDDPDPEPDPMVERVFGEDRYDTAAEIAALYPAIETVYVASGTGFADAMSGSPAASQGLVPQMMTTPEGDPAPVLLTKNDRLPNATAASLETLDPTNIVILGGEGAVDGDVEAELAAYGEVSRVEGTDRYETSANLAIMFGEDVDTVYLASGADAAYADALTGAARAGSETAPVLLTRPDMVPAATAEALATLNPDNLIVLGGEGAVSDVVYTAVQADDRIAGANRYETAVAISQEHEPDVEIVHIASGRDFPDALAGSALAGTQDVPVLLTKPDQLPSATLAELERLSPERVVILGGTNAVSQDVEDRLNEEYPGWVG; encoded by the coding sequence GTGGCGCACCTCGGGCCGTGGCAGACCACGGTCGGTGCCTCCACCCACCGCGCCGAGGACGGCCCCGTCCCGTCCATCGGATCCTTCTCCGGCCGCGGCCCGGTGGACGTCGCCCCGGACGAGCAGACCATCCTCAAGCCGGACATCGGTGCCCCCGGCATCAACGTCCTGGCCGCGGCCGCCAGCGACGGCGGCCCGAACTGGGGCTACCTGACCGGTACCTCCATGTCCTCGCCGCACATCGCCGGCCTCGCCGCGCTGATCCACGGTGAGTACCCGGAGTGGTCGCCGATGGCGATCAAGTCGGCCATGCAGACCTCGACGATCGACTACGCCAACGCCGAGAGCAACCAGGCGATCGTCGGCGGCACCGGTTTCGTCGAGCCGCGCAGCTTCCTGGCCCCCGGCCTGGTCTTCGACTCGACCGAGGCCGACTGGGACGCCTTCCTGGCGGACCCGACCATGGGCTACGAGCTCAACGCGGCCTACGTCTCGGTCCCCGCGCTGGGCACCGAGCCGACCACGCTGACCCGCACCGTCACCAACCCCGGTGGCGCGGACGCGACCTTCGAGGCCTCCTTCGCCGGTCCGGACACCCTGTCCGTCACCGTCGAGCCGGCCTCGGTGACCGTCCCGGCCGGTGGCTCCGCCGAGCTGACGATCACCGTCGCCAACACCGGCGCGGACACCGACGTGTGGCAGGAGGGCGACCTCAGCTGGACCTCCGGCGAGACCGTCGTGGAGATCCCGGTCCTGGCCCGCGGCGAGGTCGCGGACGACGACCCGGACCCGGAGCCCGACCCCATGGTCGAGCGCGTGTTCGGTGAGGACCGCTACGACACCGCGGCCGAGATCGCGGCGCTCTACCCGGCCATCGAGACGGTCTACGTCGCCTCGGGCACCGGCTTCGCCGACGCCATGTCGGGCTCGCCGGCCGCCTCGCAGGGTCTGGTCCCGCAGATGATGACCACCCCCGAGGGCGACCCGGCCCCGGTCCTGCTGACCAAGAACGACCGGCTGCCGAACGCGACGGCCGCGTCCCTGGAGACGCTGGACCCGACCAACATCGTCATCCTCGGTGGTGAGGGTGCGGTCGACGGCGACGTCGAGGCCGAGCTCGCCGCCTACGGCGAGGTCTCCCGCGTCGAGGGCACGGACCGCTACGAGACCTCCGCCAACCTCGCCATCATGTTCGGTGAGGACGTCGACACGGTCTACCTCGCCTCCGGTGCGGATGCCGCCTACGCGGACGCCCTGACCGGTGCGGCCCGTGCGGGCAGCGAGACCGCTCCGGTCCTGCTGACCCGTCCGGACATGGTGCCGGCCGCCACGGCCGAGGCGCTGGCGACCCTGAACCCCGACAACCTCATCGTCCTCGGTGGTGAGGGTGCGGTGAGCGACGTCGTCTACACCGCGGTGCAGGCGGACGACCGCATCGCGGGCGCCAACCGCTACGAGACCGCTGTCGCGATCTCGCAGGAGCACGAGCCCGACGTGGAGATCGTCCACATCGCCTCGGGCCGTGACTTCCCCGACGCCCTGGCCGGCTCCGCGCTCGCGGGCACCCAGGACGTGCCGGTGCTGCTCACCAAGCCCGACCAGCTCCCGTCGGCCACGCTGGCCGAGCTGGAGCGGCTGAGCCCGGAGCGGGTCGTCATCCTCGGTGGCACCAACGCGGTGTCGCAGGACGTCGAGGACCGGCTCAACGAGGAGTACCCGGGCTGGGTCGGCTGA
- a CDS encoding ketol-acid reductoisomerase, which produces MTTLDPDSADLTLLQDRQVAVLGFDAVAAAHALNLRDSGVDVWVGTDPESRLAARAEIEGLPIVPPQEAVQRCDIVLVPGGARGEQDIDTVQRLVQEHTEPGDLVVVTGADAVHTGRLTVPAGVDLAMLRTIGDGDRVREEYLDGRGCPALVAVEHDRSGAAWATLTAYAAAMGALRSGAVVTTVEHEALAMEAARERVQTPLQEALQSAYDELAARGVEPEVAYVALVHELKTHVDQIYSAGFASHHGPSGQAAGESAATSRREAAAGAHPLERAGRAVRQMTSWLR; this is translated from the coding sequence GTGACGACCCTCGACCCGGACAGCGCCGACCTGACCCTGCTCCAGGACCGCCAGGTGGCTGTGCTGGGCTTCGACGCCGTCGCCGCGGCGCACGCGCTCAACCTGCGCGACAGCGGGGTCGACGTCTGGGTCGGCACCGACCCGGAGAGCCGGCTGGCGGCCCGCGCCGAGATCGAGGGCCTGCCCATCGTCCCACCGCAGGAGGCGGTGCAGCGGTGCGACATCGTGCTGGTGCCCGGCGGCGCGCGCGGTGAGCAGGACATCGACACCGTGCAACGGCTCGTGCAGGAGCACACCGAGCCCGGCGACCTGGTCGTCGTCACCGGCGCGGACGCCGTGCACACCGGCCGGCTGACCGTCCCCGCGGGCGTGGACCTCGCCATGCTCCGCACCATCGGCGACGGCGACCGGGTGCGCGAGGAGTACCTCGACGGTCGCGGCTGCCCCGCCCTGGTGGCGGTCGAGCACGACCGCAGCGGCGCTGCGTGGGCCACGCTGACCGCCTACGCCGCGGCCATGGGTGCGCTGCGCTCGGGCGCCGTCGTCACCACGGTCGAGCACGAGGCCCTGGCCATGGAGGCTGCCCGCGAGCGCGTCCAGACGCCGTTGCAGGAGGCCCTGCAGTCCGCCTATGACGAGCTGGCGGCACGCGGCGTCGAGCCGGAGGTGGCCTACGTCGCGCTGGTCCACGAGCTCAAGACCCACGTCGACCAGATCTACTCCGCCGGCTTCGCCAGCCACCACGGTCCCTCGGGGCAAGCAGCCGGCGAATCGGCGGCGACCTCCCGCCGGGAGGCGGCCGCCGGGGCCCACCCGCTCGAGCGCGCCGGTCGCGCGGTGCGGCAGATGACCAGCTGGCTGCGCTGA
- a CDS encoding inorganic phosphate transporter, producing MGLALFGPRLIRTVGSEITDLDRSRAFCIALAAAVTVIVASQLGLPVSSTHVALGGIFGVGFLREFLDDRMNRAIEKVLRAHRDDTDFAKVEGMLEAFREARPEDKRRMLDTLQEMGPEAVITAAQGKKLRKALKRQLVRRSHILKIASAWVITVPVAGILSALFFFALRGMLLP from the coding sequence GTGGGTCTGGCCCTCTTCGGCCCCCGGCTCATCCGCACCGTCGGGTCCGAGATCACCGACCTGGACCGCTCCCGGGCCTTCTGCATCGCGCTGGCCGCCGCCGTCACGGTCATCGTCGCCAGCCAGCTCGGCCTGCCGGTCAGCTCCACCCACGTCGCGCTCGGCGGCATCTTCGGCGTCGGCTTCCTCCGGGAGTTCCTCGACGACCGGATGAACCGGGCGATCGAGAAGGTGCTCCGCGCCCACCGCGACGACACCGACTTCGCCAAGGTCGAGGGGATGCTCGAGGCCTTCCGCGAGGCGCGGCCCGAGGACAAGCGGCGGATGCTGGACACGCTGCAGGAGATGGGCCCGGAGGCCGTCATCACCGCCGCCCAGGGCAAGAAGCTGCGCAAGGCGCTCAAGCGCCAGCTGGTCCGCCGCTCGCACATCCTCAAGATCGCCTCCGCCTGGGTCATCACCGTCCCGGTGGCCGGCATCCTCTCGGCGCTGTTCTTCTTCGCGCTGCGGGGGATGCTGCTCCCCTGA
- a CDS encoding ABC transporter ATP-binding protein, with translation MPTVITARGLRKTYGDVHAVDGIDLEVEAGESFGLLGPNGAGKSTTMRMIGGTLDRTSGSLDVLGLDPGVRGPAVRAHLGVVPQQDNLDEELRVRENIVMYGRYFGLSRSFLAAKADELLAFAQLEAKAQEKVVNLSGGMKRRLTIARGLVNEPRILLLDEPTTGLDPQARHVLWDRLFRLKESGTTLVVTTHFMDEAEQLCDRLVVVDHGRIVAHGSPAQLIREHSTREVLELRFGSARNAAVVQQLDGVGERHEVLPDRILVYAPDGEAALEEVTGRGLHPTTSLVRRSSLEDVFLRLTGRSLVE, from the coding sequence GTGCCAACAGTGATCACGGCCCGGGGGCTGCGCAAGACCTACGGCGACGTCCACGCCGTCGACGGGATCGACCTGGAGGTCGAGGCGGGGGAGAGCTTCGGGCTGCTCGGTCCCAACGGCGCCGGCAAGTCCACGACCATGAGGATGATCGGGGGCACCCTGGACCGCACGAGCGGGTCCTTGGACGTGCTGGGCCTGGATCCCGGCGTCCGGGGCCCGGCGGTCCGGGCCCATCTGGGGGTGGTCCCGCAGCAGGACAACCTCGACGAGGAACTGCGGGTCCGGGAGAACATCGTGATGTACGGCCGCTACTTCGGGCTGTCCCGGTCCTTCCTCGCGGCGAAGGCCGACGAACTGCTGGCCTTCGCCCAGCTGGAGGCCAAGGCCCAGGAGAAGGTGGTCAACCTCTCTGGCGGCATGAAGCGACGGCTGACCATCGCCCGCGGCCTCGTCAACGAGCCGCGCATCCTGCTCCTGGACGAGCCGACCACCGGTCTGGACCCGCAGGCCCGGCACGTGCTGTGGGACCGTCTCTTCCGGCTCAAGGAGTCCGGCACCACGCTGGTCGTGACCACGCACTTCATGGACGAGGCGGAGCAGCTGTGCGACCGGCTGGTCGTGGTCGACCACGGGCGCATCGTGGCGCACGGCTCGCCGGCTCAGCTCATCCGCGAGCACTCGACGCGGGAGGTGCTCGAGCTGCGCTTCGGGTCGGCCCGCAACGCCGCCGTGGTGCAGCAGCTGGACGGGGTGGGGGAGCGCCACGAGGTGCTGCCCGACCGCATCCTCGTCTACGCCCCGGACGGCGAGGCGGCGCTGGAGGAGGTCACGGGCCGGGGTCTGCACCCCACGACCTCGCTGGTGCGTCGGTCCTCGCTGGAGGACGTCTTCCTCCGGCTCACCGGGAGGTCGCTCGTTGAGTGA